The genomic interval GAATCAAATTGTAAATATATAGGTAAGAATTAAGacattattgattattaaacCAAGCAAGGCAAACACAATTGTAGAGCATAGCACAACAACCTCACATAACAATCTTAATTTTATCACATTATACAAGGTAAATAGGCACAAGATCATTCACAGAACCTTGATTGTCCAAATGTGCTTACttcacataaaaattaaaaaaacgaTGCCTAAGAAACTTTGAATGTCAAATATAAACCATCATTGTACCGACCTTATTGCTAGCAGCTTCTTCAGCCTGCTGAACCAAAACCATGCCTTCGGAGGTAACATGCTGCACCAAGCAAATATCATACGTACTAGGGGATCAGGAATCGATGATAAATACCAACAGATAATTCAGAACTATCTAAATACCACATACCTGCTTGAACATATTGCCAACAGGTTCCAATCCTTTTGGAATTTTGTGAAAGAGCCTATACATCCTAGAAAGATCATCCACCTGTACCCATCAAGAAGGTAAATAGTGCAACAGTCGAATTTCTCTTTAAAGACAATTAAATGGAGAATTTCTTC from Primulina huaijiensis isolate GDHJ02 unplaced genomic scaffold, ASM1229523v2 C13189978, whole genome shotgun sequence carries:
- the LOC140965450 gene encoding cullin-1-like, which translates into the protein MYRLFHKIPKGLEPVGNMFKQHVTSEGMVLVQQAEEAASNKSENAGGTQEQAFVRKVIELHDKYFAYVKDCFSNNTLFHK